One Glycine soja cultivar W05 chromosome 2, ASM419377v2, whole genome shotgun sequence genomic region harbors:
- the LOC114395316 gene encoding glucose-6-phosphate isomerase 1, chloroplastic-like, whose amino-acid sequence MASISGICSSSPTLNHSTPKRRRTPLLPSSSFPSKPSPPRSLARETPAPQQQQQQLSAVTKPLHAGLEKEPRALWRRYVEWLYQHKELGLYLDVSRVGFSDDFVREMEPRFHAALRAMEDLEKGAIANPDEGRMVGHYWLRDSARAPTSFLKSQIDNTLVAICTFADDVVTGKIKPPSSPEGRFTQILSVGIGGSALGPQFVAEALAPDNPPLKIRFIDNTDPAGIDHQIAQLGPELASTLVIVISKSGGTPETRNGLLEVQKAFREAGLSFPKQGVAITQENSLLDNTARIEGWLARFPMFDWVGGRTSEMSAVGLLPAALQSIDIREMLAGAALMDEANRSTVIRNNPAALLALCWYWATDGVGSKDMVILPYKDSLLLFSRYLQQLVMESLGKEFDLNGNRVNQGISVYGNKGSTDQHAYIQQLREGVHNFFVTFIEVLRDRPPGHDWELEPGVTCGDYLFGMLQGTRSALYANNRESITVTVQEVTPRSVGALVALYERAVGIYASLVNINAYHQPGVEAGKKAAGEVLALQKRVLAVLNEASCKEPVEPLTLEEVADRCHAPEDIEMIYKIIAHMAANDRALIAEGNCGSPRSIKVFLGECNLDELYA is encoded by the exons ATGGCTTCAATCTCAGGCATATGCTCATCCTCCCCAACTCTCAACCACTCCACCCCAAAACGACGCCGCACCCCACTCCTCCCTTCCTCCTCATTCCCCTCTAAACCCTCCCCGCCTCGCTCCCTCGCGCGTGAGACCCCCGCGccgcaacaacaacaacaacaactctcCGCAGTAACAAAACCACTCCACGCCGGGCTCGAGAAGGAGCCACGCGCCCTATGGCGGCGCTACGTGGAGTGGCTCTACCAGCACAAGGAGCTGGGGCTCTACCTTGACGTGAGCCGGGTCGGGTTCTCCGACGACTTCGTCCGCGAAATGGAGCCCCGCTTCCACGCCGCGCTCCGCGCCATGGAGGACCTCGAGAAGGGTGCCATCGCCAACCCCGACGAAGGGAGAATGGTGGGGCACTACTGGCTCAGGGACTCTGCTCGGGCGCCCACCTCGTTCCTTAAATCGCAGATTGATAACACGCTCGTCGCCATTTGCACCTTCGCCGACGACGTCGTCACCGGTAAG ATTAAGCCGCCATCGTCGCCGGAGGGGAGGTTTACGCAGATACTTTCCGTGGGGATTGGAGGTTCCGCGCTTGGACCGCAGTTTGTGGCGGAGGCACTGGCTCCGGATAATCCTCCACTCAAG ATAAGATTTATTGACAACACGGATCCTGCTGGAATTGATCACCAGATTGCGCAACTTGGTCCTGAGCTAGCTTCCACACTTGTGATCGTAATTTCGAAG AGTGGAGGTACCCCTGAGACTAGAAATGGCTTATTGGAAGTTCAGAAAGCCTTTCGTGAAGCTGGATTGAGTTTCCCAAAACAG GGCGTTGCTATAACTCAAGAAAATTCTTTGCTGGATAACACTGCAAGAATTGAGGGTTGGTTAGCTAGATTTCCAATGTTTGACTGGGTGGGAGGTAGAACATCAGAGATGTCTGCAGTGGGCCTGCTTCCAGCAGCCCTTCAG AGCATTGACATAAGAGAAATGCTTGCTGGTGCAGCATTAATGGATGAGGCGAATAGGAGTACTGTG ATAAGGAATAATCCTGCAGCTTTGCTGGCTTTATGTTGGTATTGGGCTACAGATGGTGTAGGATCAAAA GATATGGTTATCCTTCCATATAAGGACAGCTTGTTATTATTTAGTAGATACTTGCAACAGTTGGTCATGGAATCTCTAGGCAAGGAGTTTGACTTGAATGGTAATCGG GTTAATCAAGGAATTAGTGTCTATGGAAATAAAGGAAGCACAGATCAGCATGC CTACATTCAGCAACTGAGGGAAGGTGTGCACAATTTTTTTGTGACATTCATTGAGGTGCTACGCGATAGACCACCTGGTCATGATTGGGAGCTTGAACCAGGTGTCACATGTGGTGACTACCTGTTTGGTATGCTACAG GGAACAAGGTCAGCCCTGTATGCCAATAACCGTGAATCCATCACTGTCACAGTGCAAGAAGTGACACCCAGATCAGTTGGTGCCCTTGTAGCCCTTTATGAACGGGCCGTTGGAATATATGCTTCGCTTGTTAACATAAATGCTTATCACCAACCTG GTGTGGAAGCTGGTAAGAAAGCAGCAGGAGAAGTGTTAGCACTTCAGAAACGGGTATTGGCAGTACTCAATGAAGCAAG CTGCAAGGAGCCTGTTGAACCATTAACACTTGAAGAAGTAGCTGACCGTTGCCATGCCCCAGAAGAT ATTGAAATGATTTACAAGATCATTGCTCATATGGCTGCCAATGACAGAGCACTAATTGCTGAAGGTAACTGTGGTTCTCCGAGGAGCATCAAGGTTTTTCTTGGGGAGTGTAATCTTGATGAATTGTACGCTTGA